From Psychroflexus torquis ATCC 700755, the proteins below share one genomic window:
- a CDS encoding ice-binding family protein — protein sequence MKTIILSIAIIAYSFSSIAQDEQPPIDIYLGTAANFILFTGAGAVANTGVSEITGDVGSHAGAIAGFGLPTVLNGTIQNTNSITAQALLDLAAACVQLQNIPATITDHSGIFGSLEGETIYPGVYSNAAAVSLTGTLTLDAQGDPDAMFIFKITGALNSVAGATVLLANGASSENVYWIAVGALALGANTTMKGTAIAYPGAVSLGAGASIDGSLYSTVGAIAINSTVGTKPTYNTPFGCDINAYLFQDNDVYTIDLASGSSYEIATDITTGDINATGYNPVDGYIWGSLSSPEKTIVRVGKNFNTTSYYIDELPSSDTKIGDVSADGIYYLKGEDTTYYKIDLNPSSADFAQHQSTESLSQNISIDDWAFNAVDGNLYAIEKISNILYRIDPSDGNVQTMGEVPILSGSTYTYDAVYFDVDGRFYISASEIGTIFVVQDVQDLDGSNAIDSNLFAFGPSSSNSDGARCPTALVAQEICDNGIDDDGDGLIDCEDPSCSGYGSCPIIESNTSGGNDGGLESNNRLSDKISQRNYNRAKINYRFDRGVARRVSKSSNYAKRSPNSNFQLQNFIPLTVIDEDYVIDSTPIDLLGITNAVDVYSVD from the coding sequence CGCCAATACTGGAGTTTCTGAAATTACTGGTGATGTTGGATCACACGCAGGAGCGATAGCTGGGTTTGGACTACCTACAGTTTTAAATGGAACTATACAAAACACAAATTCTATTACTGCGCAAGCTTTATTAGATTTAGCAGCAGCCTGCGTTCAACTTCAAAATATACCAGCAACCATAACAGACCACAGTGGAATTTTTGGAAGTCTAGAAGGGGAAACTATTTATCCCGGAGTTTATAGTAATGCTGCTGCAGTATCACTTACTGGAACGCTAACTCTAGATGCTCAGGGAGATCCTGATGCTATGTTTATTTTTAAAATTACAGGAGCGCTTAACTCGGTTGCTGGTGCTACAGTTCTTTTGGCCAATGGTGCCTCCTCTGAAAATGTGTATTGGATTGCCGTTGGTGCACTTGCTTTGGGTGCAAACACAACTATGAAGGGAACCGCAATAGCATATCCTGGAGCTGTTTCATTAGGAGCAGGTGCAAGTATAGATGGAAGCTTATACTCTACAGTTGGCGCGATCGCAATTAATTCAACAGTTGGAACAAAACCAACCTATAATACTCCGTTTGGTTGTGATATAAATGCTTATCTATTTCAGGACAACGATGTATACACTATAGATTTAGCATCAGGAAGTTCTTATGAAATTGCAACGGATATTACTACAGGAGATATAAATGCAACGGGGTACAATCCAGTAGACGGATATATCTGGGGATCTTTAAGTTCACCTGAAAAAACGATAGTGCGTGTTGGTAAAAATTTCAATACAACTAGTTATTATATAGATGAATTACCAAGTAGTGATACAAAGATTGGAGATGTAAGTGCAGATGGTATCTATTATTTAAAAGGAGAAGATACTACCTATTATAAAATAGACCTTAATCCTAGTTCTGCAGATTTCGCTCAACACCAATCGACAGAAAGCTTATCTCAAAACATAAGTATAGATGACTGGGCTTTTAATGCTGTTGATGGAAATTTATACGCAATAGAGAAAATCTCGAATATTTTATACCGCATTGACCCTTCAGATGGAAACGTACAAACTATGGGTGAAGTACCTATCTTATCTGGATCAACCTATACCTATGATGCAGTCTATTTTGATGTAGATGGTCGTTTCTACATCTCAGCAAGTGAAATAGGAACTATATTCGTAGTGCAAGATGTTCAAGATCTAGATGGCTCAAACGCTATAGATTCTAATCTGTTTGCCTTTGGACCTTCAAGTTCAAATAGCGATGGAGCACGTTGTCCAACAGCTCTTGTTGCTCAAGAAATTTGTGATAACGGTATAGATGATGACGGTGATGGTTTAATTGACTGTGAAGACCCTTCCTGCTCTGGGTATGGAAGTTGTCCCATAATAGAATCGAATACCTCTGGAGGTAATGATGGTGGTTTAGAAAGCAACAATCGACTGTCCGATAAGATTAGTCAAAGAAATTATAATCGAGCAAAAATCAATTATAGATTTGATAGAGGTGTTGCTAGACGAGTCTCAAAATCATCAAATTATGCGAAAAGAAGTCCAAATTCAAATTTTCAATTGCAAAACTTCATTCCACTCACAGTGATTGATGAAGATTATGTTATCGATTCCACTCCTATAGATTTATTAGGAATCACTAATGCAGTAGACGTATATTCTGTTGATTAG